TAATCGGTAATATTAGCCCTATTCTTCACTGCTTTATATGAAATGTATTATCTAATGGACTGATATTAAGTAAAGACCGATCAATAATTTATGAACAATAAAATAATGTAAGGTACCCTAAGATGTCTTTGACTGTATTAACAATAGCAGCATTCGCAGTTGCCATTTTTATGGGGATCAATATAGGTGGGAACAATGCTGCTGCTTCAATGGGTGCTGCATACGGTGCCAGGGCCAGGACCAAACGTCAGGCTGTGATATTGATTGCATTTTTTTCGCTGTTAGGTGCGATATTCAGTGGTGGAGAGGTTATAAAGACCCTGGGCCATGGGATTGTACCAGGTGATTCCATCACTGCAAATGCTGCAATAATAGCTATAGCAGCTGCGGGTCTGAGTATGTTTTTTGCAAACATGATCAGAGTTCCGATCTCAACCAGCCAGGCAGCGGTTGGCGCAGTGGGTGGTGTAGGATTGTATGTTGGTATCCTGAATACAGATGTGCTTATCACCATCGCTGCCTGGTGGGTGATAACTCCATTGTTAGCCTTTATCCTCGCTTATATTACTGGCAAATACCTTCATCCAATTATACTCATGTGGTTGGTAGACCACGAATCCGAAGTCCAGATAAGGCAGATCATCAATATCATGCTAACCATATCGGGCTGCTATGTAGCTTATTCGGCAGGTGCTAACAATGCTGCTAATGCAGTTGGGCCCCTGGTAGGTGCAGGAGTTATGACTACAGGTACAGGAGCTGTGTTAGGTGGTCTTTCAATAGGTTTGGGAGCTATGGTTCTGGGATCCAGGGTACTGGAGACCGTGGGGAAAGGGATTACAGAACTCTGCGTGGTAAGGGCAGTGTTTGTGGAATTTGTGGCAGCCATACTTGTGCATACCGCCTCTATAATGGGAATTCCTGTTTCGTTAGGCGAGATTGTCACAGCTTCCATCATAGGGATAGGATGTGCCAATCAGGGCTTGATCGCTACAAAGAATGAAACGGTCAGGCGCATCATCGTCATGTGGTTTGTATCACCAATTTTGGCAGGTACATTAACATTTTTTGCCCTGATGGTCTTTGGATAAGTGAAAATCAAAAAACAAAACAAAATCGACTACATGATCTTCAGTAACTAACACTTTTGTTCCATTCCCCCATCAAAAATACCAATTTGAACTTCAAATCAGAAAAATGAAGGCTTGATTATACAATATTTTGTCATATCACAAGATTTCAAGGAACTAAAAAGCAGATACGGTATTGATACATTGAAATCTTGAAAATGCACCTCGGTATACTCACTTGAGATGGGCAAGGATATTTGCTGAAAAGTCACATATACTACTCTGGGATGCTGTTCTCGATTATGCAAACCAGCCATTATATCTGATAGCGAGGTTCTAACAATATTTTATATTTGTCCGGAAAGATTATTTGGATTTATATCCCTGAGTGGAAGATTATTATATCAGTTTAATATGTTTTTTATGGCAAACCATGGAATAGGTATCATAATGGTAATTGAAATATTGGTGGAAAATTCATGCACTGGGTGTGGTCTATGTAAAAAATTATGCCCAAAAGGTCCAAGGGTATGGGAAAGGCGATCCAGACAAAATGATGCATGGATATATTTCGCAAAAGACCCTGATTCATGTCTCTTTTGTATGAAATGTGTGGGGGCGTGTCCTGTCAATGCGATTATTGTAACCAATAAAAACATTGAAGTATTATAGTTGAATTCTAAACATCTTGAACTAATTCTTTACGGCCTTTGCGATGTATTACAAAGTACGCAAAGTGGTCATATGATTTGTAATAAATATTTAGTTATTGACTATAATATTCAATTTCAAAATATTTTTTTTTAAATTTTTTTAGTACCAACCACAATCTATATCTAATAATGATGATATATATAGATATAGAGAGTAAACCGGGGTTTATAACCACTGCAAAATAAAGATTGGCAAGTTATAAAGACCAGATGTTGAAAATTAAGCAGAAGGTAGAACTTCTGTGCCTTCAAGACACTTGGAAAAGACAAAGGTCTTCCCCGGGCTCATATCTATTTTTTTTTTGGTTCAATTTGATTCCTAATTCTATTGTTTTACGATTAATGCACAACCATATAAAAGTTTATGTTAAAAAAGAATAATATAACCATTATTTTAGAATATAGATTTTAAAATGGAAAAGTGGACCAGATGACAAAAGAACCTGCCAATTTGCTTGAAGATGAAGGTTTTAGTTTTTTAACATGTATGCAATGTGGTACCTGTACCGGAAGCTGTCCATCAGGCCGGTATACCAGCCTGAACACCAGGAGGATCGTACTGTCGGCCAGACGTAACAAGGATGTATATCATGACGATGACTTGTGGATGTGTA
This genomic stretch from Methanosarcinales archaeon harbors:
- a CDS encoding inorganic phosphate transporter encodes the protein MSLTVLTIAAFAVAIFMGINIGGNNAAASMGAAYGARARTKRQAVILIAFFSLLGAIFSGGEVIKTLGHGIVPGDSITANAAIIAIAAAGLSMFFANMIRVPISTSQAAVGAVGGVGLYVGILNTDVLITIAAWWVITPLLAFILAYITGKYLHPIILMWLVDHESEVQIRQIINIMLTISGCYVAYSAGANNAANAVGPLVGAGVMTTGTGAVLGGLSIGLGAMVLGSRVLETVGKGITELCVVRAVFVEFVAAILVHTASIMGIPVSLGEIVTASIIGIGCANQGLIATKNETVRRIIVMWFVSPILAGTLTFFALMVFG
- a CDS encoding 4Fe-4S binding protein, whose translation is MANHGIGIIMVIEILVENSCTGCGLCKKLCPKGPRVWERRSRQNDAWIYFAKDPDSCLFCMKCVGACPVNAIIVTNKNIEVL